One segment of Phalacrocorax carbo chromosome 24, bPhaCar2.1, whole genome shotgun sequence DNA contains the following:
- the C24H2orf68 gene encoding UPF0561 protein C2orf68 homolog codes for MDAAADWGCRPGGRLDMNHGFVRHIRRNQIARDAYERAVRQERGRARGRLTPTPPRPRRPDQQVYRPRRPGGPGGDTSPGSPPPDTRGPRLFCLEYEGDDGNVTAVIVYQGDSAEDVTQRVCAQSPMEPALRRALCQRVQDELSKRRGTG; via the exons ATGGACGCGGCCGCGGACTGGGGCTGCCGGCCGGGTGGGCGGCTCGATATGAATCACGGCTTCGTGCGGCATATCCGCCGCAACCAGATCGCCAG GGACGCCTACGAGCGGGCGGTGCGGCAGGAgcgggggcgggcgcggggccggctcaccccgacccccccccggccccgccgacCCGACCAGCAGGTGTaccggccccgccggcccg GGGGTCCCGGGGGAGACACCAGCCCGGGGTCCCCACCCCCCGACACCCGTGGGCCCCGGCTCTTCTGTCTGGAGTACGAGGGGGACGACGGTAACGTCACTGCTGTCATCGTGTACCAG ggggacagcgCGGAGGACGTGACACAGCGGGTGTGCGCCCAGAGCCCGATGGAGCCTGCCCTGCGCCGGGCCCTCTGTCAGCGGGTGCAGGACGAGCTCAGCAAGCGCCGGGGGACGGGGTGa
- the USP39 gene encoding ubiquitin carboxyl-terminal hydrolase 39, with the protein MSSRGKREREARAAPRAAGGSSSSSSSSSSSSRGLSRSSRDGEAERSRGRREAAVAGPALPLPVDPARLKREPGTGTGSWGSSAAPVGPVRVKREREPDGDSDPESEPAARYGRFDPEDQRSRHCPYLDTINRSVLDFDFEKLCSISLSHINVYACLVCGKYFQGRGLKSHAYIHSVQFSHHVFLNLHTLKFYCLPDNYEIIDSSLEDITYVLKPTFTAQQIANLDKQAKLSRAYDGTTYLPGIVGLNNIKANDYANAVLQALSNVPPLRNYFLEEDNYKSIQRPPGDIMFLLVQRFGELMRKLWNPRNFKAHVSPHEMLQAVVLCSKKNFQITKQGDGVDFLSWFLNALHSALGGTKKKKKTIVTDVFQGSMRIFTKKLPHPDLTAEEKAQLLQNTEYQEMMVESTFMYLTLDLPTAPLYKDEKEQLIIPQVPLFSILAKFNGATEKEYKTYKENFLKRFQLTKLPPYLIFCIKRFTKNNFFVEKNPTIVNFPITNVDLREYLSEEAQAAHSNTTYDLIANIVHDGKPSEGSYRIHVLHHGTGKWYELQDLQVTDILPQMITLSEAYIQIWKRREEDETNQQGA; encoded by the exons ATGTCGAGCCGCGGGAAGCGGGAGCGGGAGGCCCGGGCGGCTccgcgggcggcgggcggcagctcctcctcctcctcctcctcttcctcttcatcgCGGGGCTTGTCGCGGAGTTCCCGGGATGGGGAGGCGGAGCGgtcccgggggcggcgggaagCGGCGGTGGCGGGTCCGGCCCTCCCGCTCCCGGTGGATCCCGCACGGCTCAAGCGGGAGCCGGGTACCGGTACCGGCTCCTGGGGGAGCTCTGCCGCCCCCGTCGGCCCGGTGCGGGTCAAGCGGGAGCGGGAGCCTGATGGTGACTCCGATCCTGAGTCCGAGCCAGCTG cGCGCTATGGCCGTTTCGACCCCGAGGATCAGCGCAGCCGGCACTGCCCCTACCTAGATACCATCAACAG gagCGTTCTAGATTTTGATTTCGAGAAGCTCTGCTCCATCTCCTTGTCCCACATCAATGTCTACGCTTGCCTCGTCTGCGGGAAGTACTTCCAGG GCCGTGGGCTGAAGTCTCACGCCTACATCCACAGCGTCCAGTTCAGCCACCATGTCTTCCTCAACCTCCACACCCTCAAGTTTTACTGCCTCCCCGACAACTACGAGATCATTGACTCCTCGCTGGAGGACATCACG TACGTGCTGAAGCCCACCTTCACCGCGCAGCAGATCGCCAACCTGGACAAACAGGCCAAGCTCTCCCGTGCCTACGATGGCACCACATACCTGCCCGGCATCGTGGGGCTCAACAATATCAAAGCCAATGACTATGCCAATGCTGTGCTTCAG GCTTTATCCAATGTGCCGCCCTTGAGGAATTACTTTTTGGAGGAGGACAACTACAAGAGCATCCAACGCCCGCCCGGGGACATCATGTTCCTGCTGGTGCAGCGTTTTGGGGAGCTCATGCGGAAGCTGTGGAACCCGCGGAACTTCAAAGCGCACGTCTCGCCCCATGAGATGCTGCAGGCCGTCGTCCTCTGCAGCAAGAAGAACTTCCAGATCACCAAGCaag GGGACGGGGTGGACTTCCTCTCCTGGTTCCTGAATGCACTGCACTCGGCTCTGGGTGGcacaaagaagaagaaaaaga CCATTGTCACCGACGTCTTCCAGGGCTCCATGCGCATCTTCACCAAGAAACTGCCTCACCCAGACCTG ACAGCCGAGGAGAAggcacagctcctgcagaaCACTGAGTACCAGGAGATGATGGTGGAATCCACCTTCATGTACCTGACGCTGGACCTTCCCACTGCCCCGCTCTACAAGGACGAGAAGGAGCAGCTCATCATCCCCCAGGTGCCCCTCTTCAGCATCCTGGCCAAATTCAACGGCGCCACCGAGAAGGAGTACAAAACCTACAAGGAGAACTTTCTCAAGCGCTTTCAGCTCACCAAGCTGCCTCCCTACCTCATCTTCTGCATCAAGCGCTTCACCAAGAACAACTTCTTCGTGGAAAAGAACCCCACCATCGTCAACTTCCCCATCAC GAACGTGGACCTGCGGGAGTACCTGTCGGAGGAGGCGCAGGCAGCACACTCCAACACCACCTATGACCTCATCGCCAACATCGTGCACGACGGGAAACCGTCCGAGGGCTCTTACCGTATCCACGTGTTGCACCAT GGCACTGGGAAGTGGTACGAGCTGCAGGACCTGCAGGTCACCGACATCTTGCCACAGATGATCACCCTCTCGGAGGCGTACATCCAG atCTGGAAACGGCGCGAGGAGGATGAGACGAACCAACAAGGTGCCTGA